The Cyclobacterium amurskyense genome contains the following window.
TGTATGAATTTCTTGATCGTTTGGTAAGCATTGCTTTACCAAGGGTTAGGGATTTCAAAGGAATCTCTGATAAAGGATTTGATGGCCGAGGAAACTATACTTTGGGAGTAACAGAGCAAATTATTTTCCCTGAAATTAGTATCGAAAAGGTAAATAGGATTTCTGGTATGGACATCACTTTGGTGACCACTGCGAAAACTGACGAAGAAGCACATGCTTTGTTGAAGTCCCTAGGTATGCCATTCGTAAATAATAATAAAGAAGAATAGTTATGGCAAGAGAATCGATAAAAGCCCGCGAAAGAAAAAGAGAGCGTATGGTAGCTAAATACGCTCATAAACGCGCTACGCTTAAAGCAGCAGGTGACTATGAGGCATTGGATAAGCTTCCAAAGAACGCTTCTCCAGTAAGGCTTCATAACCGTTGTAAACTTACCGGCCGTCCGAAAGGATACATGAGAAAATTTGGCATCAATAGGGTGACTTTTAGAGAAATGGCTTCCGCTGGTAAAATTCCGGGTGTAACCAAGTCTAGCTGGTAAAAATTATATAATAGTTTTTATTCTTAATTTCATTGTGTAACTTTGCAGGCCCGTTAGGGTTTTGTAGTTAGACTAATACAAATATGACTGATCCAATAGCTGATTATCTAACCAGGTTGAGGAATGCCATCAAGGCAACTCACCGGATAGTAGAAATACCTGCTTCTAACATCAAAAAAGAACTTACTAAAGTTCTTTTTGAAAAAGGTTACATTCAGAATTATAAATTTGTTGAGGAAGGACCTCAGGGAACTATTAAAATAGCCCTGAAGTACAACCCTCAAACCAAAGAAAATTCTATTGTAAGCCTTACAAGAGTAAGTAAGCCAGGTTTAAGAAAATACGTAGATAAAGAATCTCTTCCCAGAGTAATTAATGGTTTGGGTATTGCAATTCTTTCTACGTCAAAAGGTGTAATGACTGACAAAGAAGCCCGCGTTGAAGGTGTGGGTGGTGAAGTACTTTGTTACGTTTACTAATAAATTGATATGTCTAGAATAGGTAAAAAACCGATAAATCTACCTGCGGGTGTGACTGTAGACGTTTCTGATCACAATCAGATAACTGTTAAAGGTCCCAAAGGTACACTGACTCAGGAAGTTCATCCTGATTTTACAGTAGAAGTTGAAGAAGGTAACCTGGTCATAGTAAGGCCAACTGATTCAAAACGCCACAAATCACTACATGGGCTTTACCGCTCTTTGTTAAATAATATGGTGATAGGTGTAACTGAAGGTTACAAAAAAGAATTGGAACTAGTAGGTGTAGGTTATAAAGCTACTAATCAAGGTCAAATTCTTGAACTTGCTTTGGGATATTCACACAGTATATTTTTGGCTGTCCCTGAGGAAGTTGCTATCAAAACTGAAACTCCT
Protein-coding sequences here:
- the rpsN gene encoding 30S ribosomal protein S14, encoding MARESIKARERKRERMVAKYAHKRATLKAAGDYEALDKLPKNASPVRLHNRCKLTGRPKGYMRKFGINRVTFREMASAGKIPGVTKSSW
- the rpsH gene encoding 30S ribosomal protein S8, which translates into the protein MTDPIADYLTRLRNAIKATHRIVEIPASNIKKELTKVLFEKGYIQNYKFVEEGPQGTIKIALKYNPQTKENSIVSLTRVSKPGLRKYVDKESLPRVINGLGIAILSTSKGVMTDKEARVEGVGGEVLCYVY
- the rplF gene encoding 50S ribosomal protein L6 — translated: MSRIGKKPINLPAGVTVDVSDHNQITVKGPKGTLTQEVHPDFTVEVEEGNLVIVRPTDSKRHKSLHGLYRSLLNNMVIGVTEGYKKELELVGVGYKATNQGQILELALGYSHSIFLAVPEEVAIKTETPKGKNPLVTLESIDKELIGQVAAKIRSLRKVEPFKGKGIKFVGEIIRRKAGKTAAKK